The genome window TGCTCTGTCTCAGTAGCAGAACCAACCTGAATGACAGCTACGCCGCCAACAAGCTTAGCAAGGCGCTCCTGAAGTTTCTCTTTGTCATAATCGGAAGTAGAATCTTCAAGCTCTCGTTTGATCTGAGCAGCTCTCTTACGAATTTCGTCTGGGTTGCCTGCACCCTCAACGATAGTTGTCTCTTCTTTTGTAATGCGAACTTTTTTGGCTTTTCCGAGCATGGAGATATCTGCACTATCAAGTTTGATGCCGATATCTTCACTAACAACCTGACCGCCGGTTACAATGGCGATATCGTTAAGCATTGCCTTACGACGCTCACCAAATCCTGGGGCTTTAACGGCTGCAACCTGCATTACGCCTCTCAGTTTGTTAACTACGAGAGTTGCCAAAGCTTCTCCCTCGATGTCCTCAGCAATGATCAAGAGAGGTTTACCTGTCTGAACAACTTTTTCGAGAATAGGAAGAAGGTCTTTGATATTGCTGATCTTGCCATCGTGAATAAGAATATAGGCATCATCAAATGCTGTTTCCATTCTCTCAGGATCAGTTACCATATAAGGGCTGATATATCCTTTATCAAACTGAAGTCCTTCGACCATTTCGAGAGTGGTTCCTACGGTCTGGCTATCTTCTACTGTGATAACTCCATCCTGCCCCACTTTATCCATAGCTTCAGCGATAAGCTGACCAATAGCAGAATCATTGGCGGAAATAGAAGCTACCTGAGCAATTTTGTCTTTATTTTTAACGGGAATAGCCATCTTTTTCAGCTCATCCACGACGAAATCGATAGCTTTGTCAATTCCCTGGCGCATAAGCATACCGTTAGCACCAGCCGCAACGTTTTTCATACCTTCACGGATAATTGCGCGAGCCAAAACTGTAGCTGTTGTGGTACCATCTCCAGCTACATCATTTGTCTTGGAAGCAACTTCTTTTACAAGCTGAGCTCCTGTATTTTCAAAAGGATCTTCCAATTCGATTTCTTTCGCAATGGTAACACCGTCGTTGGTAATTGTGGGAGATCCAAATTTTTTCTCAAGAACAACATTACGTCCTTTAGGACCAAGTGTTACACCAACAGTATCAGCTACTTTATCAATACCACGCAGCATTGCATGGCGTGCTTCTTCACTAAAAGTAAGGATCTTCGGCATTTTTATTTTCCCCCTTAATAGAGATCTCGTTCTCGACTCTTACTTCTCAACGATAGCGAGTACATCGCGCTCGCTGAAAATGACAAATTCGTCTCCGTCAAGCTTTACTTCAGTTCCAGCATATTTACTAAAAATAATGCGATCGCCGACTTTAACTTCAAGAGGAAGCTTCTGTCCGTTTTCAAGAACCTTACCGGTTCCCACTGCAATAACTTCTCCCTCCTGGGGTTTTTCTTTTGCAGTGTCTGGAAGAACAATGCCTCCCTTTGTTTTCTCTTCCTGATTGATGACCTTAACGACAAGACGATCACCAAGTGGCTTTAAATTCATTCGAGAATCCCTCCCTAAAAGATAAATATCTCTTTTAACATATTAGCACTCAATGTCATCGAGTGCTAACCGAACGGCTTAGATATTAATTGTCCTGCTTTTGAATCTCAAGGATGGTTAAATGTAATTAGCTGAATTTATTCTTGATAATCCATCATT of Aminobacterium sp. MB27-C1 contains these proteins:
- the groL gene encoding chaperonin GroEL (60 kDa chaperone family; promotes refolding of misfolded polypeptides especially under stressful conditions; forms two stacked rings of heptamers to form a barrel-shaped 14mer; ends can be capped by GroES; misfolded proteins enter the barrel where they are refolded when GroES binds): MPKILTFSEEARHAMLRGIDKVADTVGVTLGPKGRNVVLEKKFGSPTITNDGVTIAKEIELEDPFENTGAQLVKEVASKTNDVAGDGTTTATVLARAIIREGMKNVAAGANGMLMRQGIDKAIDFVVDELKKMAIPVKNKDKIAQVASISANDSAIGQLIAEAMDKVGQDGVITVEDSQTVGTTLEMVEGLQFDKGYISPYMVTDPERMETAFDDAYILIHDGKISNIKDLLPILEKVVQTGKPLLIIAEDIEGEALATLVVNKLRGVMQVAAVKAPGFGERRKAMLNDIAIVTGGQVVSEDIGIKLDSADISMLGKAKKVRITKEETTIVEGAGNPDEIRKRAAQIKRELEDSTSDYDKEKLQERLAKLVGGVAVIQVGSATETEQKELKHRIEDALNATRAAVEEGIVAGGGVAIINCLASLETYLEDFAGDVKTGGTIVLSSLTAPLHLIAQNAGYQGDVIVEKVRGLKTGNGLNAATGEYVDMIEAGIIDPVKVTRSALQNAGSIAAMVLTTEAIVADKPEPKSATPMPGGPGGMGGMEGMY
- the groES gene encoding co-chaperone GroES; its protein translation is MNLKPLGDRLVVKVINQEEKTKGGIVLPDTAKEKPQEGEVIAVGTGKVLENGQKLPLEVKVGDRIIFSKYAGTEVKLDGDEFVIFSERDVLAIVEK